In Blastopirellula sediminis, the following proteins share a genomic window:
- a CDS encoding diguanylate cyclase, with protein sequence MESVTTIQFSTFLIGMTCGVFPLLAGLWIGIKLMRDSQPAAEAAPGEAEKAAQILQRMSQFMRGLAGDVHEQRDVMASIEERIDHARRNSSGSKSLEQAIDLLKVMNDANDGLQERLKRAETLINEQTEQLAATLSEARTDSLTKLFNRRAFDEELHKRWALWNRKRRPFCVLLVDIDYFKKINDRYGHQIGDAVLQAVAKTLVQTTRDADYVTRYGGEEFAILLPETELEKGNEAAQRILAAVREDVFREEAIEIPLTVSIGVAQVDDLAGPEELVAKADEALYAAKKGGRDRGYYFDGQRVLSILPGADGKVEPAREFHEVCADLRTRLMEATH encoded by the coding sequence ATGGAATCGGTTACCACGATTCAATTTTCGACATTCTTGATCGGCATGACCTGCGGCGTCTTCCCGTTGCTGGCGGGGCTGTGGATCGGCATCAAGCTAATGCGCGACTCGCAGCCTGCGGCGGAAGCGGCGCCTGGCGAAGCCGAAAAAGCGGCTCAGATCCTGCAGCGGATGTCGCAATTCATGCGCGGCCTGGCGGGCGACGTCCATGAGCAGCGCGACGTGATGGCTTCGATCGAAGAGCGAATCGACCATGCCCGCCGCAACTCGTCGGGATCGAAGTCGCTTGAGCAGGCGATCGATCTGCTCAAGGTGATGAACGACGCCAACGACGGTTTGCAAGAGCGACTGAAGCGGGCTGAGACGCTGATCAACGAACAAACCGAACAGCTCGCGGCGACCCTCTCGGAAGCGCGAACCGATAGTCTGACCAAGCTTTTCAATCGCCGCGCGTTCGACGAAGAGTTGCACAAGCGGTGGGCGCTCTGGAATCGCAAACGCCGACCCTTCTGCGTGTTGCTGGTCGACATCGACTATTTCAAGAAGATTAACGACAGGTATGGACACCAGATCGGCGACGCGGTGTTGCAAGCGGTCGCCAAGACGCTGGTGCAAACGACGCGCGACGCGGACTACGTCACACGCTACGGCGGCGAAGAGTTTGCGATTCTGTTGCCGGAGACCGAACTCGAGAAAGGGAACGAAGCGGCGCAGCGCATCCTGGCGGCGGTTCGCGAGGACGTTTTCCGCGAAGAAGCGATCGAAATCCCGCTGACGGTCAGCATCGGCGTCGCGCAAGTTGACGACCTGGCCGGGCCGGAAGAACTGGTCGCCAAAGCGGATGAGGCCCTGTACGCGGCCAAAAAAGGAGGTCGCGATCGAGGCTACTACTTTGACGGACAGCGCGTTCTGTCGATACTTCCAGGCGCGGATGGCAAGGTGGAGCCGGCCCGCGAATTCCATGAAGTCTGCGCTGATCTTCGCACGCGTCTGATGGAAGCGACGCACTAA
- a CDS encoding sugar phosphate isomerase/epimerase family protein — protein sequence MYRSRREFLTAAAAAAALAPLNRSVAAEEPVATEEAALAKQKISNRIAISTYSFWQFRHEHLRDVEKCITLSAEMGFDAVEILHRQMTDESPAYLQKLKRTALVNGVDLCGFSTHQGFLSPDKEKRQKNIDATIHYIRLAYEMGIPTMRVNTGTWGTSKDFDDLMANRGIEKPIEGYTDEDGYKWVIDSLEKCLPEAEKCGVLLGLENHWGLGRTPEGVLRIVDAIDSPWLQVTLDTGNFLEDPYDRLAMMAPKAIYVQAKTYFGGGLWYTLDLDYPRIANLLHEQGYRGYVALEFEGREDPLVGISQSLSLLRTAFA from the coding sequence ATGTACCGATCACGACGCGAATTCTTGACTGCCGCCGCTGCCGCCGCCGCCCTCGCTCCGTTGAACCGATCTGTCGCCGCCGAGGAGCCTGTCGCGACCGAAGAAGCGGCGCTCGCCAAGCAGAAGATCTCCAATCGGATCGCCATCTCGACTTACTCGTTCTGGCAGTTCCGTCACGAGCACTTGCGCGACGTCGAGAAATGCATCACGCTGTCGGCCGAGATGGGCTTCGACGCGGTCGAGATTCTCCATCGTCAGATGACCGACGAGTCTCCCGCCTACTTGCAAAAGCTGAAACGAACGGCGCTGGTCAACGGCGTCGATCTCTGCGGCTTCTCGACCCACCAAGGCTTTCTCTCTCCCGACAAAGAGAAGCGTCAGAAGAATATCGACGCGACGATCCACTACATCCGCCTGGCGTACGAAATGGGGATTCCCACGATGCGGGTCAACACCGGCACCTGGGGAACGAGCAAAGACTTCGACGACCTGATGGCCAATCGCGGAATCGAAAAGCCGATCGAGGGCTACACCGATGAAGATGGCTACAAGTGGGTGATCGACAGCCTGGAGAAGTGCTTGCCGGAAGCGGAAAAGTGCGGCGTGCTGCTCGGGCTCGAAAACCACTGGGGACTCGGTCGAACCCCCGAAGGAGTTCTACGAATCGTCGATGCGATCGACAGCCCATGGCTACAAGTCACGCTCGACACCGGCAACTTCCTGGAAGATCCGTATGACCGCCTGGCGATGATGGCGCCGAAGGCGATCTACGTTCAGGCTAAAACCTACTTCGGGGGTGGTCTTTGGTACACATTGGACTTGGACTACCCGCGTATCGCAAACCTTTTGCACGAACAGGGTTACCGCGGCTATGTGGCTCTTGAGTTTGAGGGACGCGAAGATCCGCTCGTCGGAATTTCCCAAAGTTTATCGCTCCTACGCACCGCTTTCGCCTAA
- a CDS encoding inositol-3-phosphate synthase, with the protein MARSRVGIWLIGARGGVAATTIVGLVALRRGLVDTVGLVSELPQFADLGLTTWDNIVIGGHEIRNVTLYDAAQQLVDVSRALDPRLVAAAKEDLDAIDANIKDGTLLNVGAKIAGLAKNELREKTETPRQAISRIQADISAFAKQHELSDVIVINVSSTEPPFDDSKLPTSWNELAPLLESGDCHLPASSLYGAAALELGFPYVNFTPSVGASIPALCDLAEQKKTCHMGHDGKTGETLLKSTLAPMFAHRNLEVMSWVGHNIFGNMDAVVLDDPENKKTKATSKDRLLGQIFGYHPQTLVTIERIDSMGDWKTAWDHIHFRGFLGTPMVMQFIWQGADSLLAAPLVIDLARFAELAHRRGETGLLTSLACFFKSPHGTGENDFSKQFSMLEAWAKS; encoded by the coding sequence ATGGCACGTTCTCGAGTCGGTATTTGGCTAATTGGGGCTCGCGGCGGCGTCGCTGCGACGACGATTGTTGGTTTGGTCGCTCTCCGTCGCGGCTTGGTCGACACGGTCGGCCTGGTGAGCGAATTGCCGCAATTCGCCGACCTTGGCCTGACGACGTGGGATAACATCGTCATCGGCGGTCACGAAATCCGCAACGTCACCCTCTACGACGCCGCTCAGCAACTGGTCGACGTCAGCCGAGCCCTCGATCCGCGCCTGGTCGCGGCGGCCAAAGAAGACCTCGATGCGATCGACGCCAATATCAAAGACGGCACGCTGCTGAACGTCGGCGCCAAGATCGCCGGGCTGGCCAAGAACGAACTGCGCGAGAAGACCGAAACGCCTCGCCAGGCGATCAGCCGCATCCAGGCCGACATCTCGGCCTTCGCCAAACAGCACGAACTGTCGGACGTGATCGTGATCAACGTTTCGTCAACCGAGCCGCCGTTCGACGACAGCAAGTTGCCGACCAGTTGGAACGAACTGGCGCCGCTGCTCGAGTCGGGCGATTGCCATCTGCCGGCCAGCAGCTTGTATGGCGCTGCGGCGCTGGAACTTGGTTTCCCCTACGTCAACTTCACGCCGTCGGTCGGCGCGTCGATTCCGGCCCTGTGCGATTTGGCCGAGCAGAAGAAGACCTGCCACATGGGGCATGACGGCAAGACCGGCGAGACGCTCCTCAAGAGCACCCTCGCGCCGATGTTCGCCCATCGCAACTTGGAAGTGATGAGCTGGGTCGGACACAACATCTTCGGCAACATGGACGCCGTCGTCCTCGACGATCCCGAAAACAAAAAGACGAAAGCGACCAGCAAGGATCGCCTGCTTGGTCAGATCTTCGGCTACCATCCGCAAACTCTGGTGACGATCGAACGGATCGACAGCATGGGGGACTGGAAGACGGCGTGGGATCATATCCACTTCCGCGGCTTCCTTGGCACGCCGATGGTGATGCAGTTCATCTGGCAAGGCGCCGACTCGCTGCTCGCCGCACCGCTGGTGATCGACCTGGCGCGGTTCGCCGAACTCGCCCATCGCCGCGGCGAGACGGGACTTTTGACGTCGCTAGCTTGCTTCTTTAAGTCGCCGCATGGCACCGGCGAGAACGATTTTTCCAAGCAATTTTCGATGCTCGAGGCCTGGGCGAAATCGTAG
- a CDS encoding amino acid aminotransferase, producing MFQNVQTAPPDSILGLNEAFRNDPNPEKINLSVGVFKDANGVTPVLDCVKEAERRLVSDEKTKSYLPIDGRPEYCRLVRELMLGADHEINAASRGVTVQTPGGTGALRVAADFLAKNLPGRRVWISQPTWPNHPSIFAAAGIETVGYPYFDKASNGLAFGEMMEALEKVPSGDVVLLHGCCHNPSGIDPTPEQWKEIAELIHRRDLLPLVDFAYQGFGDGLCEDAAGLAALAQPGQELLVCSSFSKNFGLYNERVGALTAVAGDSAAATAVLSQLKNAIRANYSNPPTHGGAVVETILSDATLKSQWEGELTAMRDRINGMRTLLVETMKKVGVDRDFSFIANQKGMFSFSGLNPVQVDELRSKFAIYIVGSGRINVAGISETNVEKLCNAIKAVL from the coding sequence ATGTTTCAGAACGTTCAAACCGCGCCGCCCGACTCGATTCTTGGCCTCAACGAGGCGTTTCGCAATGATCCCAACCCCGAAAAGATCAATCTGAGCGTCGGGGTCTTTAAAGACGCCAATGGGGTGACGCCGGTTCTGGATTGCGTGAAAGAGGCCGAACGTCGCCTGGTGAGCGACGAAAAGACGAAATCGTACCTGCCGATTGACGGCCGGCCCGAGTATTGCCGCTTGGTCCGCGAGCTGATGCTTGGCGCCGATCACGAGATCAATGCCGCATCGCGGGGCGTTACGGTCCAAACCCCCGGAGGTACGGGGGCACTGCGCGTGGCCGCCGATTTTCTGGCGAAAAATCTGCCGGGTCGCCGCGTCTGGATCAGCCAGCCGACCTGGCCGAATCACCCCAGCATCTTCGCGGCCGCTGGAATAGAAACGGTCGGCTATCCCTATTTCGACAAAGCGAGCAACGGGCTGGCCTTTGGCGAAATGATGGAAGCGTTGGAAAAGGTTCCGTCGGGCGACGTCGTCCTGCTGCATGGCTGCTGCCACAATCCGAGCGGCATCGATCCGACTCCGGAGCAATGGAAAGAGATCGCCGAGCTGATTCATCGCCGCGATCTGCTGCCGCTGGTCGACTTCGCCTACCAAGGCTTCGGCGACGGCCTATGTGAAGATGCCGCTGGTCTGGCCGCGCTGGCCCAACCGGGGCAAGAGTTGCTCGTCTGCAGCTCGTTCAGCAAGAACTTTGGTTTGTATAACGAGCGAGTTGGCGCGCTGACCGCGGTTGCCGGCGACTCCGCCGCTGCGACGGCCGTGCTGAGCCAACTGAAGAATGCGATTCGGGCGAACTACTCGAACCCGCCGACCCATGGCGGCGCCGTGGTCGAAACAATCCTGTCCGACGCGACGCTCAAGTCGCAGTGGGAAGGGGAATTGACCGCGATGCGTGATCGGATCAACGGGATGCGGACGCTGCTGGTCGAGACGATGAAGAAGGTCGGCGTCGATCGCGACTTCTCGTTCATCGCGAACCAGAAGGGGATGTTCTCGTTCTCCGGTTTGAATCCGGTGCAGGTCGACGAACTGCGTAGCAAGTTCGCGATCTATATCGTCGGCTCGGGCCGCATCAACGTGGCCGGCATTTCTGAGACCAACGTCGAGAAGCTCTGCAACGCGATTAAAGCGGTGCTGTAA
- a CDS encoding DinB family protein — MPDAAVWEAVKKNVSMSFQMFDSHLDDVDKADWFRMPGDVTHVAWQVGHITIAAYGIGLRMQRGASPADAELGLANYKELFGQGSTPSADASKYPSAETLHANLKKVFAQVEKEMAEYKLSELDDALDPGHPLFKTRFAAMSFLPAHNFMHYGQVSLLRRLFGAAPIR; from the coding sequence ATGCCAGACGCCGCCGTTTGGGAAGCTGTCAAAAAGAACGTTTCGATGAGCTTCCAGATGTTCGATAGCCATTTGGACGACGTCGACAAAGCCGATTGGTTTCGCATGCCGGGCGACGTCACGCACGTCGCTTGGCAAGTTGGCCACATCACGATCGCCGCCTATGGCATCGGCCTGCGCATGCAACGCGGCGCAAGCCCTGCCGACGCCGAACTAGGCCTGGCCAACTACAAAGAGCTGTTTGGACAAGGATCGACCCCGTCGGCCGACGCCAGCAAGTATCCTTCGGCTGAAACGCTCCATGCGAATCTGAAGAAGGTATTCGCCCAGGTTGAAAAAGAAATGGCCGAATACAAGCTGAGTGAACTCGACGACGCCCTCGATCCTGGGCACCCGCTCTTCAAGACGCGGTTCGCGGCGATGTCGTTCCTGCCGGCGCATAACTTCATGCACTACGGTCAGGTTTCGCTGCTGCGTCGCCTCTTTGGCGCCGCGCCGATCCGCTAA
- the mobA gene encoding molybdenum cofactor guanylyltransferase: MQSPIPQSAAIILCGGQSRRMGAEKASLAFGAETLLSRIARIVSPVVTETIIVAAPQQTLPKFSVDVRVVYDETPGLGPLEGVRCGLDSVGPGVDRALVCGCDTPLITTEAVRILFEKLDDLCDAAVTADIERMHPTFGVYRVHAAGVAARQLLAGERSLHGFVRHLSITAVSPAELGGDQLLHNVNTPEEYASALLAAGLPPAEFPPPSAP; encoded by the coding sequence ATGCAATCGCCAATACCGCAGAGCGCCGCCATCATCTTGTGCGGAGGACAGAGTCGTCGAATGGGGGCCGAGAAAGCGTCGTTGGCGTTTGGCGCAGAAACGTTGCTATCACGTATTGCGCGTATCGTGTCGCCGGTCGTGACCGAGACGATCATCGTCGCCGCGCCGCAGCAAACGCTACCGAAGTTTTCGGTCGACGTACGCGTCGTCTATGACGAAACGCCTGGCCTGGGGCCCTTGGAAGGAGTCCGCTGCGGTCTCGATTCGGTCGGCCCCGGCGTCGATCGCGCACTTGTATGCGGATGCGATACTCCGTTAATCACCACAGAAGCGGTGCGGATTTTATTCGAAAAATTGGATGATCTCTGTGACGCCGCGGTAACGGCCGACATCGAACGAATGCATCCAACGTTCGGCGTTTATCGCGTTCATGCCGCAGGCGTCGCCGCCAGACAGCTACTGGCCGGCGAGCGTTCGCTGCATGGTTTTGTGAGACATCTCTCTATCACGGCGGTCTCTCCTGCAGAGCTCGGCGGCGATCAGTTGTTGCACAACGTGAATACGCCGGAAGAGTACGCCTCCGCACTGTTGGCAGCCGGCTTGCCTCCTGCGGAGTTTCCACCGCCCTCTGCACCTTAA
- a CDS encoding formylmethanofuran dehydrogenase subunit C, whose amino-acid sequence MPLTLTLVQDISPVIGLREITPDRLASLSADQIARLSLACGAEQVELGELFQRKGVATDQQLRLVGDFSRCDFLGAEMNSGSLTIEGNVGDHVGAAMKGGSLTVVGDAGDFVGSPNPGEKRGLQGGTIVIHGSAGRELGVRMRRGMIAVAGDVGELCGYRMLAGTIVVGGKLGRSAGLRMKRGTIVALSAGSELPATFARDCQFRPPMMTMLERELQQLGFPLPHAKWEGEFQLYSGDAVEMSRGEILVPVVG is encoded by the coding sequence ATGCCGCTGACCCTAACGCTTGTCCAGGATATCTCCCCCGTCATCGGTTTGCGAGAGATCACGCCCGATCGGTTGGCCTCTCTTTCGGCGGACCAGATCGCTCGGCTCTCGCTTGCGTGTGGGGCCGAACAGGTGGAATTGGGGGAGCTCTTTCAACGGAAAGGAGTCGCGACCGATCAGCAACTCCGTTTGGTCGGCGACTTCTCCCGTTGCGATTTTCTTGGCGCCGAAATGAACTCCGGCAGTCTGACGATTGAGGGTAACGTTGGCGATCATGTTGGCGCCGCAATGAAGGGGGGAAGTCTGACGGTCGTCGGCGACGCCGGCGATTTTGTCGGTAGTCCTAACCCCGGCGAGAAGCGAGGTCTGCAAGGAGGAACGATCGTCATTCATGGCTCTGCTGGTCGTGAATTGGGAGTTCGGATGCGGCGCGGCATGATTGCGGTCGCCGGCGATGTCGGCGAGCTGTGCGGTTATCGCATGTTGGCCGGCACGATTGTCGTCGGCGGCAAACTCGGCCGTAGCGCCGGTTTGCGCATGAAGCGCGGGACAATCGTCGCACTCTCTGCCGGAAGCGAATTGCCGGCGACCTTCGCGCGCGATTGTCAGTTTCGACCGCCGATGATGACGATGCTCGAGCGTGAGCTGCAGCAGCTTGGCTTTCCGCTTCCGCATGCGAAGTGGGAAGGGGAGTTTCAGCTCTACTCGGGGGACGCCGTCGAAATGTCGCGAGGCGAGATTCTTGTGCCGGTCGTCGGTTAA
- a CDS encoding PA2169 family four-helix-bundle protein yields MSLETKLTLNESTIEKLQTLIRANIDSYDGFREAAHQIDDPLVAELFREMAAERSTLAAELQDYVTWNNKKAEDDGSYAAALHRTWIDIRALLSGGDAYAILCEVERGEDHIKHAYEDALKATVGSAMNDVLQHQYAQVKQGHDRVRDLRDAFKSNS; encoded by the coding sequence ATGTCACTGGAAACCAAACTAACGCTCAACGAATCGACGATTGAGAAGCTCCAGACGTTGATTCGCGCCAACATCGATTCGTACGACGGTTTCCGCGAAGCGGCGCATCAGATCGATGACCCGCTGGTTGCGGAGCTCTTCCGCGAAATGGCGGCTGAACGTTCGACGCTAGCGGCCGAGTTGCAAGATTACGTCACCTGGAACAACAAGAAAGCGGAAGACGACGGCTCCTACGCGGCGGCGCTCCATCGCACCTGGATCGACATCCGGGCTCTGCTGAGCGGCGGCGACGCCTACGCGATCCTGTGCGAAGTGGAACGTGGCGAAGACCACATCAAGCATGCCTACGAAGACGCCCTGAAGGCGACCGTCGGCAGCGCCATGAACGACGTGCTACAACATCAATATGCCCAGGTCAAGCAGGGGCACGATCGCGTCCGCGATCTGCGCGACGCCTTCAAATCAAATTCGTAA
- a CDS encoding MgtC/SapB family protein — protein sequence MSEITIKLVAALLVGAVLGWDRERRQKSAGLRTYMLVSLGAASLMIAGLQLQQEYGGTDLVAVRLDVQRILAAIIGGVGFLGAGSIIQARHSVHGVTTAAGIWIAAAGGVACGCGYFHLAAMSAILAWIVIVGVGRFEKWYFGSDDE from the coding sequence GTGTCTGAAATCACCATCAAACTTGTAGCCGCCCTGCTGGTCGGTGCCGTCCTTGGCTGGGATCGCGAAAGACGTCAAAAGTCGGCGGGCCTGCGCACCTATATGCTGGTCTCGCTCGGCGCCGCTTCGCTGATGATCGCCGGGCTGCAGTTGCAGCAGGAATACGGCGGGACCGACCTGGTCGCCGTGCGACTCGACGTACAGCGGATCTTGGCGGCCATCATTGGCGGCGTTGGGTTTCTTGGCGCCGGCTCGATCATTCAGGCTCGTCACAGCGTGCACGGCGTGACGACGGCGGCCGGCATTTGGATTGCCGCCGCAGGGGGAGTCGCGTGCGGCTGCGGCTATTTTCATCTCGCGGCAATGTCGGCAATTTTGGCCTGGATCGTCATCGTCGGCGTCGGCCGTTTTGAAAAGTGGTACTTTGGGAGCGACGACGAATAA
- a CDS encoding NADPH-dependent assimilatory sulfite reductase hemoprotein subunit yields the protein MSTDQALSPVDEFKRDSNYLRGEIAQEFVDGTDHFGKSSIQLMKHFGIYQQDDRDARSSNRAAGGGKSYMFMIRTRIPGGVLTSEQMLVELDLCDKVGNETLRITSRQALQHHGVMKESLQTLAQQLRQVGLSTLGACGDVNRNVMCCPAPLYGDSVRTEMQQTASRLAEHLEPKSGAYREIFLQDPETGEKEKIASGEVIEPLYGKQYLPRKFKMGMALPEDNCVDVYTQDLGMICVHENGKILGYNILVGGGQGRTPSAEKTFPALGQRMTFVTPDQLIPVIEAVIKVQRDFGNREDRKVARMKYLIHNWGLEKFKAKVEEYYGASLPEPHPADIHGFDDHKGWHEQGDGKWFYGLNVENGRIKDDETIQLKTAIRKICNQFNPGIRLTSHQDIMFCDIAEADKQAIIDILKEHKVPLTEEISNVRRWSIACVAWPTCGLSITESERALPGIIDGLEVELAKLGLDSEKFTVRMTGCPNGCARPYNSDVGLVGRAKEKYTMFLGGRLLGNRLSFIYKDMVPADEVVAELTKVFAFYKAAREEGESFGDFCHRQGKESIEAAVSE from the coding sequence ATGTCGACGGATCAAGCCCTCAGCCCGGTGGACGAATTCAAACGCGACAGCAACTACCTGCGTGGGGAAATCGCCCAGGAGTTTGTCGACGGGACCGATCACTTCGGCAAGTCGAGCATCCAGCTGATGAAGCATTTCGGCATCTATCAGCAAGATGACCGCGACGCCCGCTCGTCGAACCGAGCCGCCGGTGGGGGGAAATCGTACATGTTCATGATTCGGACCCGCATCCCGGGCGGCGTGCTGACGTCCGAGCAGATGCTGGTCGAACTCGATCTGTGCGACAAGGTGGGGAACGAAACGCTGCGGATCACCAGCCGTCAGGCTTTGCAGCACCACGGCGTGATGAAAGAAAGCCTGCAGACGCTGGCCCAACAGCTGCGTCAGGTCGGCCTGTCGACCTTGGGCGCTTGCGGCGACGTCAACCGTAACGTGATGTGCTGCCCGGCGCCGCTGTACGGCGACAGCGTGCGGACCGAGATGCAACAGACGGCGTCTCGTTTGGCTGAACACCTGGAGCCGAAGAGCGGCGCCTATCGCGAGATCTTTTTGCAAGATCCGGAAACCGGCGAGAAGGAAAAGATCGCCAGCGGCGAAGTGATCGAACCGCTCTACGGCAAGCAATACCTGCCGCGCAAATTCAAAATGGGGATGGCCCTGCCCGAAGATAACTGCGTGGACGTTTACACGCAGGACCTGGGGATGATTTGCGTTCATGAGAACGGCAAGATCCTGGGCTACAACATCCTGGTCGGCGGCGGTCAAGGTCGCACGCCGAGCGCCGAGAAAACCTTCCCGGCCTTGGGTCAACGGATGACCTTCGTGACGCCCGATCAATTGATCCCGGTCATCGAAGCGGTCATCAAGGTGCAGCGCGACTTCGGCAACCGCGAAGATCGCAAGGTCGCGCGTATGAAGTACCTGATCCACAACTGGGGCCTGGAAAAGTTCAAAGCCAAAGTCGAAGAGTACTACGGCGCTTCGCTACCGGAACCGCACCCGGCCGATATCCATGGCTTTGACGACCACAAAGGTTGGCACGAGCAAGGAGACGGCAAGTGGTTCTATGGCTTGAACGTCGAGAACGGACGCATCAAGGATGACGAAACGATCCAGCTGAAGACGGCGATTCGCAAGATCTGCAATCAGTTCAATCCCGGCATCCGTCTGACCAGCCACCAGGACATCATGTTCTGCGACATCGCCGAAGCCGATAAGCAGGCGATCATCGACATCCTGAAAGAGCACAAGGTTCCGCTGACCGAAGAGATCTCGAACGTCCGTCGCTGGTCGATCGCCTGCGTCGCGTGGCCGACCTGCGGTCTGTCGATCACCGAAAGCGAACGTGCGCTGCCGGGGATCATCGACGGCCTGGAAGTCGAACTGGCGAAGCTGGGCCTCGATTCGGAGAAGTTCACCGTTCGCATGACCGGCTGCCCCAACGGATGTGCTCGCCCGTACAACAGCGACGTCGGCCTGGTCGGTCGCGCGAAGGAAAAGTACACCATGTTCCTCGGCGGCCGCTTGCTCGGCAACCGCTTGAGCTTCATCTACAAAGACATGGTCCCGGCCGACGAAGTGGTGGCCGAACTGACCAAGGTCTTCGCGTTCTACAAAGCGGCGCGCGAAGAGGGTGAATCGTTTGGCGACTTCTGCCATCGCCAAGGTAAGGAATCGATCGAAGCGGCGGTCAGCGAGTAA
- the folD gene encoding bifunctional methylenetetrahydrofolate dehydrogenase/methenyltetrahydrofolate cyclohydrolase FolD, giving the protein MAAAILDGKAIAQQIELEIKERVAAFQAKTGRQPGLAAVLVGEDPASQVYVRNKERACGRMGIASFMHRLPADTTAEGLLALVAQLNADPAVSGILVQLPLPNGIDQTLILDAIDPSKDVDCFHPHNVGLVSQGRPRFLPCTPHGVMQILHRSGISAAGKHAVVIGRSEIVGKPMAMMLMQKDSTCGSSAANATVTVCHSRTADMATICRTADILIAAIGKPKFVTADMVKPGAAVIDVGINRTDDGLCGDVDFDSVKEVASAITPVPGGVGPLTIVMLMENTLRAAEWQAENA; this is encoded by the coding sequence ATGGCGGCGGCAATCTTGGACGGGAAGGCGATCGCCCAGCAGATCGAACTCGAAATTAAGGAACGGGTCGCCGCATTTCAGGCCAAAACCGGACGTCAGCCCGGTTTGGCGGCCGTTCTGGTCGGCGAAGATCCGGCCAGCCAGGTCTACGTCCGGAACAAGGAGCGGGCCTGCGGTCGCATGGGGATCGCCAGCTTCATGCACCGTCTGCCGGCCGATACGACCGCCGAAGGACTGTTGGCGCTAGTCGCCCAGCTCAACGCCGATCCGGCGGTGAGCGGCATCCTCGTCCAGTTGCCGCTTCCCAACGGAATCGATCAGACGCTGATCCTCGACGCGATCGATCCCTCCAAAGACGTCGATTGTTTTCATCCGCATAACGTCGGTCTCGTCTCGCAAGGGCGTCCCCGGTTTCTGCCGTGCACGCCGCACGGCGTGATGCAGATCTTGCATCGGAGCGGCATTTCGGCCGCCGGCAAACATGCGGTCGTCATCGGCCGGAGCGAAATCGTCGGCAAGCCGATGGCGATGATGTTGATGCAAAAGGACTCGACCTGCGGCTCGTCGGCCGCCAACGCGACGGTCACCGTCTGCCATAGCCGGACCGCCGATATGGCGACGATCTGCCGCACCGCCGACATCTTGATCGCCGCGATCGGCAAACCGAAGTTCGTCACCGCCGACATGGTCAAACCGGGCGCCGCGGTCATCGACGTCGGCATCAACCGGACCGACGACGGCCTCTGCGGCGACGTCGATTTCGACAGCGTGAAGGAAGTCGCCTCGGCGATCACCCCCGTCCCCGGCGGCGTCGGCCCGCTGACGATCGTCATGCTGATGGAAAACACGCTCCGCGCCGCCGAGTGGCAAGCGGAGAACGCGTAA